From the Lactobacillus johnsonii genome, the window CCGTGGTTCTATGGAAGGTATGGAAGATAGAGCTGGTGCTAAAGTAATCAACTCATTTGTTCCACTTTCAGAAATGTTTGGTTACGCAACTACTTTGCGTTCATCAACTCAAGGTCGTGGTACATTTACTATGGTATTTGACCACTACTCACCAACTCCTAAGTCTATTCAAGCTGACATCATCAAAAAACGTGGTGGCGAAGACGCTGAATAATTTTAATTAGAGAGTTAAAGAAAAGAGATATCGAAGGATATCTCTTTTTTTGTACAAAAAAATAAAATAAAATGCTGAGAAAGCTTGCTATTTAAGGAAAGACACAGTACAATAGTAAACGTGCGAAAATATTGGAGGGGTATACCCCGTGCACAAAAGCAATGCTTTGACGCAAAAGGTTGCGGCACACCAGGCTGCATTGCCACAGAGGTGAGTCGGTAATTTTTGCCGAGCTAGTCATCTTTTAAAGAAGACGAAGGAGGTTATTAGATGGCAAGTCAACAAATTCGTATTAGATTAAAGTCATACGAACATGGTATTCTCGATGAATCAGCTGCTAAGATTGTAGCTACTGCTGAAAGAACAGGCGCACAAATTTCTGGTCCTGTTCCACTACCTACGGAAAGAACTTTATTCACTGTTTTACGTTCACCACACAAGAACAAGGATTCACGTGAACAATTTGAAATCCGTACACACAAGCGTTTAATTGATATTTTGAATCCAACACCTAAGACTGTTGATTCATTAATGAAGCTTGATTTACCAAGCGGCGTTGATATCGAGATTAAATTATAATTTAAAACATATATGGAGGTGTAATCATGACCAAAGGAATCTTAGGAAGAAAGGTCGGTATGACTCAAATCTTCACTAAAAACGGTATTTTGGTTCCTGTAACTGTTATCGAAGCAACCCCTAACGTTGTTTTACAAGTTAAAACTAACGAATCAGACGGTTACGAAGCAGTTCAAGTAGGTTACCAAGATATGCGTGAAGTATTGAGCAACAAACCTGCCAAAGGTCATGCTGCAAAAGCAAAGACTTCACCTAAGCGCTTCATTCGGGAAATCCGCGATGTCGAGCTTAAGGACTACGAAGTCGGCTCAGAAATCACGGTGGACTCATTTAGTGAAGGTGACGTAGTTGACGTTACTGGAACTACAAGAGGTCATGGTACTCAAGGTAACATCAAGCGTTGGGGCCAATCAAGAGGTCCAGAAACCCACGGTTCAAGATACCACAGAATCCCAGGTTCAATGGGTTCAATCATTAACCGTGTACCTAAGGGTAAAAAGTTACCTGGTCACATGGGTGGCAAGAAAGTTACCGTACAAAACTTAGTAATTGAAAAAGTTGTACCTGAAAAGAACGTACTTTTAATTAAGGGTAATGTTCCAGGTGCAAAGAACTCATTAATTTTTGTAAAATCTGCTGCTAAAGCTGCTAAATAGGAAGGAGGACTATAATGGCTAATTTAGAAATTATCGATCAAAAAGGTAAGTCTGCAGGTAATGTAGATTTAAATGAAGAAATCTTCGGTATTGAACCTAATGAAAGTGTTGTTTTTGATGCTATCATTAGACAAAGAGCTGGTAAGCGTCAAGGTACTTCTGCTGTAAAGAACAGATCAGCTGTTCGTGGCGGTGGTAAGAAGCCTTGGAGACAAAAAGGTACTGGTCGTGCTCGTCAAGGTTCTATTAGAGCTCCACAATGGCGTGGTGGTGGTACTGTATTTGGCCCAACTCCTCGTTCATACAAGATGGATATGCCTCGTAAAGCACGTCGTTTAGCTATGAAGTCAGTTCTTTCCCAAAAAGTTGCTGACAATGATCTAATCATTCTTGATCAATTAACTTTAGAAGCACCTAAGACTAAAGAATTAAAAGCTATCTTAGATAATGCTAATGTTTCTGGTAAGGTTTTAGTTGTGTCTGATGATAAGAATGTTCAATTATCAGGTAAGAACCTTCCAAAAGTGAAAGTTGTACCTGTTAATGGCTTAAATGTTGTTGATGCGGTTGACTACCAAAAACTTGTATTAACTCAAGACGCTATTAAGAGAATTGAGGAGGTTTTGGCATAATGGATGCACGTGATATCATCTTACGGCCTGTAGTTACCGAAAAATCCATGAACTTAATGGATGATAAAAAGTATACTTTTGATGTGCTTGTATCAGCTACCAAGACTCAAGTTCGTAATGCAATCGAAGAAATTTTTGATGTAAAAGTTAAAAATGTTAACATTATGAACGTTCGCGGTAAAGAAAAGAGAGTTGGTCGTTACACTGGTAAGACTGCTCGCCGTAGAAAAGCAATCGTTACTTTAACTGAAGATTCTAATGACATTAAGATCTTCAATGATAATAAAGAAAATTAGTAAATAGGAGGTCAGTCAATTGGCAATTATCAAATATAAGCCAACTACAAACGGCAGACGTAATATGACTTCTTCCGACTTTGCTGAAATTACCAAGAAAAAGCCTGAAAAGACTTTACTTGAATCTCAAAGTCATACTGCTGGTCGTAACTCATACGGTCATATTACTGTTAGACACCGTGGTGGTGGTCACAAACAAAAATACCGTATCATTGACTTCAAGCGTAACAAGGATGATGTAAAAGCAGTTGTTAAGGCTATCGAATACGATCCAAACAGAACTGCTAATATCGCTCTTCTTCACTACACTGATGGTATTAAAGCTTACATTTTAGCACCTAAGGGTCTAAAAGTTGGTGCTGTTGTTGAATCTGGTCCAGATGCTGATATTAAGCCAGGTAATGCATTACCATTATCTGCTATTCCAGCTGGTACTGAAATTCACAATATTGAATTAAAGCCTGGTAAAGGTGGACAATTAGTAAGAAGTGCTGGTACTGTTGCACAAGTTCTTGGTAATGATGGTAAGTATACTTTAGTTAGACTTCAAAGTGGTGAAGTTCGTAAGATTTTATCAACTTGCCGTGCTACTATCGGTTCTGTTGGTAATGAACAACACTCATTAATTCAATTAGGTAAAGCTGGTCGTAGTCGTTGGTTGGGTAAACGTCCACAATCTCGTGGTTCCGTAATGAACCCTAACGATCACCCACATGGTGGTGGTGAAGGTAAGGCTCCAGTTGGTCGTCCACAACCTATGACTCCATGGGGTAAGAAGTCTCGTGGTATTAAGACTAGAAACTCTAAGGCTAGAAGTGAAAAACTTATTATTCGTCACCGTAAAGGTAACAAATAATTAAACGAAGGAGGTTAATTAATGAGCCGTAGTATTAAAAAAGGTCCTTTTGCTGATGCAAGCCTTTTAAAGAAGATCGAAGCCCAAGAAGGTTCCGAAAAGAAACAAGTAATTAAAACATGGTCTCGTCGTTCAACTATTTTCCCTTCCTTTGTTGGTTTCACAATAGCTGTTTACGATGGAAGAAAACATGTGCCAGTATACATTACTGAAGATATGGTTGGTCATAAGTTAGGTGAATTCGTACCTACTAGAACTTTCCGCGGTCACAAGGTCGCTGATAAGGCCACTACTACAGTAGGTAAATAATAGGAAGGAGAGACATCTAAATGGCAGAACAAATTAGTTCAGCTAAAGCTGAAGCAAGAACAGTTCGCATCGCTCCTAGAAAAGCCCGTTTGGTAGTAGACCTTATTCGTGGAAAGAGTGTTGCTGAAGCTCTCGCAATCTTACAATTTACGCCAAGAGCTGCTTCCCCAATCGTTGAAAAAGTATTGAAGTCAGCTATTGCAAATGCTGAACACAACTACGATCTTGAAAGTGCAAACCTTTACGTATCAGAAGCATACGTTAACGAAGGTGCAACTTTAAAGAGATTCCGTCCACGTGCTAAGGGTATGGCTTCTCCAATTAATAAGAGAACCAGCCACGTAGTAGTTGTAGTATCTGAGAAGAACGATTAAGGGAGGTAAATTTAATGGGTCAAAAGATTAACCCAAATGGTTTCCGTCTCGGTGTTAACCGTGATTGGGAAGCAAAGTGGTATGCAGACAAAAACTACGCTGACACTTTAAATGAAGATTTACGTATTAGAAAGTTCATCTCTGAAAAGTTAGCTGATGCATCTGTTTCCACTGTGGAAATTGAACGTGCTGCAAACAGAATTAACATTTCTATCCACACTGCTAAGCCTGGTATGGTTATTGGTAAAGGTGGTAAGGAAGTTGAAGCTTTAAGAAAAGAACTT encodes:
- the rplW gene encoding 50S ribosomal protein L23 translates to MDARDIILRPVVTEKSMNLMDDKKYTFDVLVSATKTQVRNAIEEIFDVKVKNVNIMNVRGKEKRVGRYTGKTARRRKAIVTLTEDSNDIKIFNDNKEN
- the rpsJ gene encoding 30S ribosomal protein S10 → MASQQIRIRLKSYEHGILDESAAKIVATAERTGAQISGPVPLPTERTLFTVLRSPHKNKDSREQFEIRTHKRLIDILNPTPKTVDSLMKLDLPSGVDIEIKL
- the rplV gene encoding 50S ribosomal protein L22; protein product: MAEQISSAKAEARTVRIAPRKARLVVDLIRGKSVAEALAILQFTPRAASPIVEKVLKSAIANAEHNYDLESANLYVSEAYVNEGATLKRFRPRAKGMASPINKRTSHVVVVVSEKND
- the rplB gene encoding 50S ribosomal protein L2 encodes the protein MAIIKYKPTTNGRRNMTSSDFAEITKKKPEKTLLESQSHTAGRNSYGHITVRHRGGGHKQKYRIIDFKRNKDDVKAVVKAIEYDPNRTANIALLHYTDGIKAYILAPKGLKVGAVVESGPDADIKPGNALPLSAIPAGTEIHNIELKPGKGGQLVRSAGTVAQVLGNDGKYTLVRLQSGEVRKILSTCRATIGSVGNEQHSLIQLGKAGRSRWLGKRPQSRGSVMNPNDHPHGGGEGKAPVGRPQPMTPWGKKSRGIKTRNSKARSEKLIIRHRKGNK
- the rplD gene encoding 50S ribosomal protein L4, producing MANLEIIDQKGKSAGNVDLNEEIFGIEPNESVVFDAIIRQRAGKRQGTSAVKNRSAVRGGGKKPWRQKGTGRARQGSIRAPQWRGGGTVFGPTPRSYKMDMPRKARRLAMKSVLSQKVADNDLIILDQLTLEAPKTKELKAILDNANVSGKVLVVSDDKNVQLSGKNLPKVKVVPVNGLNVVDAVDYQKLVLTQDAIKRIEEVLA
- the rpsS gene encoding 30S ribosomal protein S19; this translates as MSRSIKKGPFADASLLKKIEAQEGSEKKQVIKTWSRRSTIFPSFVGFTIAVYDGRKHVPVYITEDMVGHKLGEFVPTRTFRGHKVADKATTTVGK
- the rplC gene encoding 50S ribosomal protein L3, which produces MTKGILGRKVGMTQIFTKNGILVPVTVIEATPNVVLQVKTNESDGYEAVQVGYQDMREVLSNKPAKGHAAKAKTSPKRFIREIRDVELKDYEVGSEITVDSFSEGDVVDVTGTTRGHGTQGNIKRWGQSRGPETHGSRYHRIPGSMGSIINRVPKGKKLPGHMGGKKVTVQNLVIEKVVPEKNVLLIKGNVPGAKNSLIFVKSAAKAAK